In Tistrella mobilis, the DNA window CCGCTTGGCGACGCGCACCTTACGGCCATCTTCGAGCGTGGTAAAACCGACGCGGGTCGGCTTGCCGTCCTTGGGGTCGGCGATCGCGACGTTCGACAGGTGCAGCGACGCTTCCTTCTCCACGATACCGCCGGGATTACCCGGCTTGGGAGCGGTGTGCCGCTTGACGAGGTTAACGCCCTGAACGACGACGCGGTTCTCCTTGGGGAGAACCTGCGCAACCGTCCCGGCCTTGCCCTTGTCACGCCCGGTCAAAACGACGACGTTGTCGCCTTTCTTGATCTTGGCTGCCATCAGAGGACCTCGGGGGCCAGAGAGATGATCTTCATGAACTTCTTGCCGCGGAGCTCGCGGGTGACCGGCCCGAAGATACGGGTACCGATCGGCTCGCCATGCTTGTTGATGAGCACGGCGGCATTGCGGTCGAAGCGGATGGCGGTGCCGTCCGGACGACGCAGCTCCTTGGCGGTACGAACGACCACCGCACGGTGGACGTCGCCCTTCTTCACCTTACCACGCGGAATCGCCTCCTTCACGGAGACGACGATCACGTCGCCGACACGCGCGACGCGGCGACGCGAACCGCCGAGAACGCGGATGCACATCACACGCCGGGCGCCGCTGTTGTCCGCCACTTCCAGATTGGTTTCGGTCTGGATCACGGGACCGTTCCTTAATCAGCAGGGGCCGGGCTTCATTCGCCGTCAGCGACGACCGTCCAGCGCTTGCGCTTGGAGATCGGAGCCGATTCAATGATGCGGACGATGTCGCCGGCCTTGAACCGGTTGTCCTCATCATGCGCGGCATACTTCTTGCTGCGGCGAATGAACTTCTTGTAGATCGGGTGCTGGAAGCGACGTTCGACCTTGACGATGATCGTCTTGTCGCCCTTGTCGCTCACCACGACGCCCTGAAGGATACGCTTGGGCATCTGATCACTCCTTCGCCGCGGCGCCGGCCGACTGGCCGATCACGGTCTTGATCCGGGCGATGTCGCGCCGCACCTCGCGCACGCGCGCGGTGTTTTCGAGCTGGCCGCCAGCCTGCTGGAAGCGCAGGTTGAACTGCTCCTTCTTCAGCTGGAGCAGCATGGTGTTCAGCTCGGTCGCCGACTTCGCGCGCAGTTCTTCAGCCTTCATGGCCTCAGCCCTCCACACCGATGCGCTGGATCACGCGGGTGCGGATCGGCAGCTTGGCGGCGCCACGCTCGAAGGCCTCGCGGGCCAGGTCGGCGGGGACACCATCCAGTTCGAACATCACGCGACCGGGCTTCACGCGGGCCATCCAGAATTCTGGAGAGCCCTTACCCTTACCCATGCGCACCTCGGCCGGCTTCTTCGAAACCGGCACGTCGGGGAAGATACGCACCCACACGCGGCCGACACGGCGGATGTGGCGGGTGATCGCGCGACGGGTCGCCTCGATCTGCCGCGCCGTCAACCGGCCGGGTTCCATCGCCTTCAGGCCGTAGGCGCCGAAATTCAGCGCCGTACCACCCTTGGCATCACCGTGGATGCGGCCCTTATGCGCCTTGCGATATTTCGTCCGCTTCGGACTCAGCATAAGTTCCAGCCTTTCTCACTAAGCTGATCGCCGCCGGATCAGCGCGAAGCCCGCGTCTCACGACGCTCGGCTTCCGCTGCCAGCGGATCGCGGCTCAGCACTTCGCCCTTGAACACCCAGACCTTGACACCGCAGGTGCCGTAGGTGGTGAAGGCGGTCGCCTGGCCATAGTCGATGTCGGCGCGCAGCGTATGCAGCGGCACGCGACCTTCACGGTACCATTCCGTACGGGCGATTTCGGCGCCGCCCAGACGGCCGCTGCAGGTGATGCGGATGCCTTCGGCACCCAGACGCATCGCCGACTGCACGGCACGCTTCATCGCCCGACGGAACGCCACGCGGCGCTCCAGCTGCTGGGCGATGTTCTCGGCCACCAGGGTGGCGTCGAGTTCGGGCTTGCGGACCTCGGCGATGTTCAGATGAACCTCGCCGCGGACCAGCTTGCCGACATCAGCCTTCAGCTTGTCGATGTCGGCGCCCTTCTTGCCGATGATCACGCCGGGACGCGCGCTGTTCAGCGTGATGCGCACCTTCTGCGCAGCCCGCTCGATCACGATGCCCGACACGCCGGCGTTCTTCAGGCGGCCCTTCAGGTACTTGCGCAGGCGCAGGTCTTCCTGAAGCAGGTCGCCATAATTGTCATCCGCGTACCAGCGGCTGTCCCAGGTACGGATGATCCCGAGCCGGAGCCCGATGGGATTGACCTTATGACCCATTAGTCCTGCTCCTCACGCTCGCGGACCACCACGGTCAGCTGGCTGAAAGGCTTCTCCACGCGACCAACACGGCCACGGGCGCGGGCGCTGAACCGCTTCATGACCAGCGCCTTGCCGACAAAGGCCTCGGCCACGAACAGACGGTCCACGTCCAGCTCGTGGTTGTTTTCCGCATTGGCGATCGCCGACTGCAGGGTCTTCTTCACGTCGTTCGAGATCCGGCGGCGCGAGAAGGTCAGCGCAGCCAGCGCCGACTCGACGCTCCGACCACGGATCAGCTCGGCGACGGTGTTGAGCTTGCGCGGGCTCACGCGCAGCATCGTCGAAACCGCGCGCGCCTCGTTTTCGGCAACCCGCCGCTCGGCACTAGGCTTGCCCATGGTTATTTCCTCTTGGCCTTCTTGTCCGCGGCGTGGCCGTAGAACGTGCGGGTGGGCGCGAACTCGCCGAACTTATGCCCGACCATGTCCTCGGAGACAAGCACGGGCAGGAACTTGTGCCCGTTATAGACCCCAAAGGTCAAGCCCACAAACTGGGGCAGGATGGTCGAACGACGCGACCAGGTGCGAATCACCTCCTTGCGGCCGGAGGTGTGCAGCGCGTCGGCCTTCTTCAGCAGGTACCCGTCGACAAACGGGCCTTTCCAAACCGAACGGGGCACGGTGTCCTCCTTCAGACCTTAGGGCTTGCGGCGACGGACGATGAACTTGTCCGTAGCCTTGTTATTGCGGGTGCGCTTGCCCTTGGTCGGCTTGCCCCACGGAGTGACCGGATGACGACCGCCCGAGGTGCGGCCTTCGCCACCACCATGCGGATGATCGACCGGGTTCATCGCAACGCCACGGACAACCGGGCGGCGGCCCATCCACCGGGAACGGCCGGCCTTACCCAGGCTGACGTTCTGGTGGTCGGGGTTCGACACCGCACCGATGGTGGCCATGCATTCGGCGCGCACCATGCGCTGCTCGCCGGACGCCATGCGCAGCATGACGTAGTTGCCGTCCTTGCCGACCACCTGAACATAGGTGCCGGCCGACCGCGCGATCTGACCACCCTTGCCGGGCTTCAGCTCGACATTGTGGACGATCGTGCCGACCGGGATCGACGACAGCGGCATGGCATTGCCGGGCCGCACGTCGACCTTGGCACCGGCGACGACCTTGTCGCCGGCCTTCAGGCGCTGCGGGGCCAGGATATAGGCCTGCTCGCCGTCGGTGTACTCGATCAGCGCGATGAACGCGGTGCGGTTCGGATCGTACTCAAGGCGCACGACCGAGGCTTCCACGTCCCACTTGCGGCGCTTGAAGTCGACCAGACGGTAGCGACGCTTGTGACCGCCACCCACCTGAAACGCCGTGATGCGGCCCAGATTGTTGCGGCCACCCGACTTGGTCAGGCCTTCGGTCAGGGACTTGACCGGCTTGCCCTTCCAAAGCTCCGAGCGATCGACCAGAACCAGCTGACGCCGGCCGGGCGAAGTCGGCTTGTATGCCTTCAAAGCCATCGGATCAGATCCCCGCCGTCAGATCGATCTGCTGGCCTTCGGCCAGGGTCACGATCGCCTTCTTGAAGTCCGAGCGACGCCCGGGGCGGCCACGGAAGCGCTTGGTCTTGCCGGCCTGCACCAGGGTGTTGACCGCCTTGACCTTCACGCCGAAGAGCTTCTCGAC includes these proteins:
- the rplB gene encoding 50S ribosomal protein L2; amino-acid sequence: MALKAYKPTSPGRRQLVLVDRSELWKGKPVKSLTEGLTKSGGRNNLGRITAFQVGGGHKRRYRLVDFKRRKWDVEASVVRLEYDPNRTAFIALIEYTDGEQAYILAPQRLKAGDKVVAGAKVDVRPGNAMPLSSIPVGTIVHNVELKPGKGGQIARSAGTYVQVVGKDGNYVMLRMASGEQRMVRAECMATIGAVSNPDHQNVSLGKAGRSRWMGRRPVVRGVAMNPVDHPHGGGEGRTSGGRHPVTPWGKPTKGKRTRNNKATDKFIVRRRKP
- the rpsQ gene encoding 30S ribosomal protein S17; this translates as MPKRILQGVVVSDKGDKTIIVKVERRFQHPIYKKFIRRSKKYAAHDEDNRFKAGDIVRIIESAPISKRKRWTVVADGE
- the rpsC gene encoding 30S ribosomal protein S3 gives rise to the protein MGHKVNPIGLRLGIIRTWDSRWYADDNYGDLLQEDLRLRKYLKGRLKNAGVSGIVIERAAQKVRITLNSARPGVIIGKKGADIDKLKADVGKLVRGEVHLNIAEVRKPELDATLVAENIAQQLERRVAFRRAMKRAVQSAMRLGAEGIRITCSGRLGGAEIARTEWYREGRVPLHTLRADIDYGQATAFTTYGTCGVKVWVFKGEVLSRDPLAAEAERRETRASR
- the rplV gene encoding 50S ribosomal protein L22, translating into MGKPSAERRVAENEARAVSTMLRVSPRKLNTVAELIRGRSVESALAALTFSRRRISNDVKKTLQSAIANAENNHELDVDRLFVAEAFVGKALVMKRFSARARGRVGRVEKPFSQLTVVVREREEQD
- the rplN gene encoding 50S ribosomal protein L14 — encoded protein: MIQTETNLEVADNSGARRVMCIRVLGGSRRRVARVGDVIVVSVKEAIPRGKVKKGDVHRAVVVRTAKELRRPDGTAIRFDRNAAVLINKHGEPIGTRIFGPVTRELRGKKFMKIISLAPEVL
- the rplX gene encoding 50S ribosomal protein L24, whose protein sequence is MMAAKIKKGDNVVVLTGRDKGKAGTVAQVLPKENRVVVQGVNLVKRHTAPKPGNPGGIVEKEASLHLSNVAIADPKDGKPTRVGFTTLEDGRKVRVAKRSGEQIDR
- the rpsS gene encoding 30S ribosomal protein S19; the protein is MPRSVWKGPFVDGYLLKKADALHTSGRKEVIRTWSRRSTILPQFVGLTFGVYNGHKFLPVLVSEDMVGHKFGEFAPTRTFYGHAADKKAKRK
- a CDS encoding 50S ribosomal protein L23; translation: MNPERMYDIILSPVVTEKSTMGSENDQVTFKVTLDATKPEIKQAVEKLFGVKVKAVNTLVQAGKTKRFRGRPGRRSDFKKAIVTLAEGQQIDLTAGI
- the rplP gene encoding 50S ribosomal protein L16, with amino-acid sequence MLSPKRTKYRKAHKGRIHGDAKGGTALNFGAYGLKAMEPGRLTARQIEATRRAITRHIRRVGRVWVRIFPDVPVSKKPAEVRMGKGKGSPEFWMARVKPGRVMFELDGVPADLAREAFERGAAKLPIRTRVIQRIGVEG
- the rpmC gene encoding 50S ribosomal protein L29, producing the protein MKAEELRAKSATELNTMLLQLKKEQFNLRFQQAGGQLENTARVREVRRDIARIKTVIGQSAGAAAKE